One genomic segment of Coffea arabica cultivar ET-39 chromosome 6e, Coffea Arabica ET-39 HiFi, whole genome shotgun sequence includes these proteins:
- the LOC140009989 gene encoding uncharacterized protein yields MPRSSRTGELQYNPEIEKTARALRKATRERAEASSSSTGHNSVVDFVDSFSETEEINSTMANERTLRELAAPDLNQQPLCITYPTLEVAFELKSGLIHLLPSFHGLPGEDPHKHLKEFHVVCSTMKPQGVTEEQIKLRAFPFSLADKAKDWLYYLPSGSISTWIDMKKHFLKKFFPASRAASIRKDICGIRQFNGETLHEYWERFKQLCASCPHHQIPDQLLIQYFYEGLSQTDRRIIDAASGGSLVNKTPTEARNLISSMAANAQQFGDRQDNTTRRVNEVSNSSIEQRLDCLTSLVEKLAIGQMQQLKTCGICYGSSHPTDMCPTLQDDSTEQANAVGFPGPPQRRYDPYANTYNPGWRDHPNFNYAVRPPGFPQQSQYQPRPQLSQQQPAPKSDWSPNYLESYLSQTIVNPKQNASAITLRSGKELPEPSKKISEQAIKEELEKEGNVSQPRALEQPDFGEKSTQVVTPPPPFPSRLAKSKKQEQEQEILDTFRKVEVNIPLLDAIKQIPRYAKFLKELCTGKKKLKGNEKVHMGENVSAVLQKKLPPKCKDPGMFTVPCKIGNIKIEKAMLDLGASINVMPRSIYNLMNIGPLKETGVIIQLADRSNAYPDGVLEDILVQIDNLIFPADFYVLDMEDDNSNSSPILLGRPFLKTARTKIDVFTGTLTMEFDGDVIKF; encoded by the exons ATGCCTAgatcttctcgtacaggtgaaCTGCAATATAATCCTGAGATAGAGAAGACTGCTCGTGCATTGAGAAAAGCAACAAGAGAACGAGCAGAGGCATCCTCCTCATCTACTGGACATAATTCAGTAGTAGATTTTGTAGATTCATTTAGTGAGACGGAAGAGATAAATAGCACCATGGCTAATGAACGGACATTGAGAGAATTGGCTGCACCAGATTTAAATCAACAGCCCCTATGCATTACTTATCCTACATTAGAGGTTGCATTTGAGTTAAAATCTGGACTAATCCATTTACTTCCTTCTTTTCATGGCTTACCAGGTGAAGATCCCCATAAGCATCTCAAAGAATTCCATGTGGTTTGCTCGACAATGAAACCCCAGGGAGTCACAGAGGAGCAAATTAAATTAAGAGCCTTTCCATTTTCCTTAGCCGATAAAGCTAAGGATTGGCTCTATTATCTGCCCTCTGGGTCAATATCCACATGGATAGACATGAAGAagcattttctaaaaaaattcttTCCTGCATCCCGAGCTGCAAGCATTAGGAAAGACATCTGTGGAATTCGACAATTCAATGGAGAGACTCTACATGAATATTGGGAAAGATTCAAGCAACTATGTGCTAGTTGTCCTCATCATCAAATTCCTGACCAACTCCTCATCCAGTATTTTTATGAGGGTCTGTCCCAAACTGACAGAAGAATTATTGATGCTGCCAGTGGGGGCTCCTTAGTGAATAAAACACCCACGGAGGCAAGAAATTTGATATCGAGTATGGCTGCAAATGCTCAACAATTTGGAGACAGACAGGATAACACGACTCGTAGAGTCAATGAGGTAAGTAATTCTTCAATAGAGCAAAGATTAGATTGTCTAACTTCTTTGGTTGAAAAGTTAGCTATAGGACAAATGCAGCAATTGAAAACATGTGGAATCTGCTATGGTTCGAGTCATCCAACAGATATGTGCCCCACACTCCAAGATGATTCGACTGAGCAGGCTAATGCAGTTGGATTTCCAGGACCACCTCAGAGACGGTATGATCCCTATGCAAACACCTATAATCCAGGATGGAGGGATCATCCTAATTTTAATTATGCAGTAAGGCCACCAGGATTTCCACAACAGTCACAATATCAACCTAGACCTCAACTTTCACAGCAACAACCTGCTCCTAAATCAG ATTGGAGTCCCAATTATCTGGAAAGCTACCTTTCACAGACAATTGTCAACCCCAAGCAAAATGCTAGTGCCATCACATTAAGAAGTGGCAAAGAGTTGCCTGAGCCgagcaagaaaatttctgaacaAGCAATCAAGGAAGAGCTCGAAAAAGAGGGGAATGTGTCTCAACCTAGAGCCTTGGAACAAccagattttggagaaaaatcaaCACAAGTGGTTACACCTCCGCCTCCATTTCCTAGTCGACTGGCAAAGTCCAAAAAGCAAGAGCAAGAACAGGAGATTTTGGACACTTTTCGAAAAGTTGAGGTAAATATCCCTCTTTTAGATGCAATTAAGCAAATTCCTAGATATGCTAAATTTTTGAAGGAGTTATGCACTGGTAAGAAAAAGTTGAAAGGAAACGAGAAAGTGCATATGGGAGAAAATGTTTCGGCAGTTTTGCAGAAAAAATTGCCTCCTAAATGCAAGgacccaggtatgtttactGTCCCTTGCAAAATAGGTaatattaaaattgaaaaagctaTGTTGGATTTGGGTGCTTCGATAAATGTTATGCCTCGTTCTATTTATAATTTGATGAACATTGGGCCTTTAAAAGAGACGGGCGTAATAATTCAACTGGCTGATCGATCAAATGCCTATCCTGATGGAGTTTTGGAGGATATTTTAGTGCAAATTGATAATTTGATTTTTCCTGCAGATTTTTATGTGCTTGATATGGAGGATGATAATTCTAATTCATCTCCAATACTGTTAGGGAGACCATTTTTGAAAACTGCtagaacaaaaattgatgttttcACTGGCACATTGactatggaatttgatggtgatGTTATTAAAttttag